The genomic region ACGACGTGCGCCACGAACTCGACGTGCTCTCGCAGGATCTGGTCGAGCGTGGCATTGCTGTCTGGTCCGGCGACGACGACGCCAGCAAGCCTGGACAGCTGATCGTCCGCGGCCGTGCCAATCTGCTGGATGGCCTTGCCGATGCGGCAGATCTCGACCGGCTGCGCATGCTCTTCGATGATCTTGAAAAGAAGGACAGCCTGATCGAACTGCTCGATCTGGCTGAAACCGGCCCCGGCGTGCGCATTTTCATCGGTTCTGAAAACAAGCTGTTTTCCCTGTCAGGCTCGTCGCTGATCGTTGCGCCGTACCGCGACGGCGACGATAAGATCGTTGGTGCCGTCGGCGTCATCGGCCCGACGCGGCTGAACTACGCCAAGATCGTGCCGATGGTCGATTATACCGCCCAGCTGATTTCACGCCTGTCGCGCAACGGATTGTAGCGGCTCCGCATTCAATCGTGGCGATTGCCGGCAAATCGCCGCTTCTTCATCGGCAAGCCTTGATTTTTCGAAGTCAAACCTCGATATCGGGCACATCCTAGAGACCACGTAATTCGGAGACCGTCATGATCGTCGACACGACCAATGATACACACGACGCAACGCCCAACGAGAACCTCGAAGAGTTCGCGCCAGATGTGGACGATGCTGCCGAGGCAGCGCCGTCGGAGCCGGATCCCGTCGAGGTCCTGAAGACCGAAAATGCCGAGCTTCGCGACCGCTATTTGCGGCTTGCTGCGGAGATGGACAACTTGCGTCGTCGCACCGAGCGGGAAGTCAAGGATGCCAAGTCCTATTCCGTCGCCGGCTTTGCGCGCGATATGCTGGCCGTATCGGACAACTTGCGCCGAGCTATCGATGCAATCCCGGCTGACGTCCGCGAAAATGCCGATGCGGGCCTGTCGACGCTGATCGAAGGCGTCGAGATGACCGAACGCTCTATGCTGTCCACCCTGGAGCGCCATGGCGTCCGCAAGCTCGAGCCGGTCGGCCAGAAGTTCGATCCGAATTTCCATCAGGCAATGTTTGAGATCCCCAACACGGAAGTTCCGAACAACACTGTCGTGCAGGTCGTACAGGATGGCTACAGCATCGGCGAACGCATCTTGCGTCCGGCAATGGTAGGCGTCGCCAAGGGCGGCCCTAAGGCCGTAGATGTGGAAGTCGGCGCCAACAGCCCGTTCGACGAAAAAGACGCCTGATTTTTCAGCAGCCGGATTTCAATGAAAATTGGCTGCTGCACCGTCATTCTCATCCTCGCCCTCGCGGCGGGGGTCCACAACGCCGCTTAGACGGCGCGTGATCCCTTGCTCATCGCAGCGCTCTATAACCGCGCAGGTGCACTGTTGCCGATGCCCTGCGGCAAGCGGAGGAGTGAGGTTGGGATGCCTGTACAGAGATGAATTTCAGCCGTAGCGATTGGCGCGAGCCTTTGGTTCAGGCCCGTCCGTTTCTGCGCGGCAACCGAAACTTCACGCCGCGTTAGAGGCCTGTTCCTCGTTGAGGAACGCGTAGATCGCCGAGGCTGATTCGGTGGCCCTGAGCTTGGCGACGAGATCCTGGTCTCGCAGCACGCGGGCGATGCGCGAAAGCGCCTTCAGGTGATCGGCGCCGGCACCCTCGGGTGCAAGCAGCAGGAAGACGAGATCGACCGGCTGGTCGTCCAGCGCTTCGAAGTCGACGGCTGAATCCAGCCGCGCGAAGACGCCGGTGATGGTCTTGACGCTTGGCAGCTTGCCGTGCGGAATGGCAATGCCATTGCCCACGCCCGTTGAACCGAGACGTTCACGCTGCAAGATTACTTCGAAGATATCCCGTTCCGACAGTCCCGTCAGTTTGGCGGCCTTGGCCGCCATTTCCTGAAGCAACTGTTTCTTGGAATTTGCCTTCAAGGCAGGGATGATCGCATCTTGCTGCAGCAAATCTGCCAAAGCCATTCTTTTTTCCTCGTGTGCCGGGATGCTCTCGAAGAGCGGCGGCGGAACCGCCGCTCTTCGTGCTGTCTCAGCCCTTGATGCTGGCTGCGTCTATCCAGCCGATGTTGCCGTCATGACGACGATAGACGATGTTCAGTTCCTTGCCCGTGCTCCGAAACATCAGCACCGGTTCGTCAGTCATGTCGAGCGCCATAACGGCAGACGCAACCGACATCGTCTTCAATTGTTTCGAGCTCTCGGCGATGATTGCAGGCGCAAAATCCTCGGCGACCTCATGGTCTTCATCCGGCATGCCATCCATCACGGTATAAGCGACTTCACCAAAAGCATCGTCCGCCGGATTGGTGGCGTGGTGATCCTTCAAGCGGCGCTTGTAGCGACGCAGGCGCTTCTCGATCCGCTGCTGTGCTGCATCGAAGGCCAATTGCGGATCCATCGCTTCGCCGGCCGCGTGCAGGATGACGCCGCTGTCGAGATGAAGCTTGCAATCCGCCGCGAAGCGCGAGCTGGACTTTTGCACCGTGACCTGCCCCGAATACCCTCCGTCGAAGTATTTGGTGACTGCCATGTCGATCTGGTCTTCAATCCGCTGCCGGAAGGATTCGCCGATTTCCATATGTTTACCGGATACACGCACACTCATGGAGTTTCCCTTTTTGTAGTGGTTGCGCCTGCCAGCTTACGCCAAGCGTCCTTCTCATCCAAGCACTTCGCACGAACTTTGACAAAAAGCCTGGGTCGCCGACATGCGCTGAAAAGCGAGATTCCTGTGTGTGATGATGCCTTGCACCGATTGCGGCGGGCTTCTAGCGCTGCCGCATGGAAGAGTCAACAGGCTCGCCGCGAACCCTGGCAGAAGCACATCTACAGATTGAAATCATCGACTCTAAAAGCCCGCAACCCTGGCCAGTGCACGCTTTTCGCGGCGACGCTGAACGGAGGAGGGGATGTTCATCGCCTCCCGGTATTTTGCCACCGTACGCCGTGCCAGCTCAACGCCATTCTTCTTGAGGTTGTCGACGATGTCGTCGTCCGACAGTACGCTGTCGGGAGCCTCCTGGACAATCAACTGCCGGATGCGATGACGCACGGCCTCCGCAGAATGACTGTCGCCGCCTTCCACGGCGCTGATCGAGACGGTGAAGAAATATTTCAGCTCGAACAGCCCGCGCGGTGTCAGCATGTACTTGTTGGAGGTGACGCGGCTCACCGTCGATTCGTGCATCTTGATGGCGTCTGCAACAGTCTTGAGGTTGAGCGGCCGCAACTGGCTGACACCATTCACCAGAAATGCGTCCTGCTGCCGGACGATTTCTTTCGCGACCTTCATGATCGTCTTGGCGCGCTGGTCGAGGCTGCGCGTCAGCCAGTTTGCCGTCTGCAGGCATTCGGACAGGAAGGAGTAGTCGTCACCGGTCTTCGATATCTTGGCGAAGTAGGACTGGTTGACCAGCACTCGCGGCAGGGTGTCGGGATTGAGCTCGACCTGCCAGCTCCCGTCCTGGGCCCCACGGACGACGATGTCGGGCGTGATGGCTTCAGACATGCCCGTCTCGAAGCTGCTGCCAGGCTTCGGATTAAGCTGGCGGATCTCGCCCATCATGTCGAGAAGATCTTCCTCGTCCACGCCGCAGAGCCGCTTCAGCGTCGCAAAGTCGCGGCGGCCGAGGAGCTCCAGATGCTGCAGGAGCTGAGCCATGGCCGGATCCAGCCGGTCCTTCTGGCGAAGCTGTATCGCCAGGCATTCCGAAAGCGACCGTGCAAAGACGCCGGGCGGGTCGAGGGTCTGCAGGCAGGCAAGCACGCGCTCAACCTCCGCGCATGCGGTTCCCACACGCGCAGCCGTCTCGGCAACTTCACCGCGGAAATAGCCGGCATCGTCCAGTTGATCGACCAGATGCTCGGAAAGCATCCGGTCGGCGCTGGCTGGCAAAGCGAAAGGTATCTGCTGGTTGAGATGGTCGCGGAGCGAAATCTGGCCAGCGACGAAGTCGTCGAGATCGTAGCGTTCGGCGGCCTCGGTGTTGCCGGGCATCGATTTCCACTGGCTGACAAGCTCGGGCGCGTCCAGGCGCTGCGGCTGTCCGTCGTTGGGAAAGACATTGCTGAAATTGCTGTCGAGCTCGTCGTTCAGCCGCTCGGCATGGCCGGTGTTGCTGCTCTCGTACCAGTCGCTTGCAAGCTCGCCAGAGTTCCGCTCGGGGCCATCTTCACTGCGGCCATCTTCAGAAACGCCACGTGCCTCTTCTTCAGGCTCGCGGCTGTTGCCGCTGCCCAATTCGCCGTCATTCGATGAAAATTCGAGCAGCGGATTCTTTTCGACTTCCAGTGCGATGAACTGGTTGAGCTCCAGATGTGTCATCTGGAGCAGCTGAATTGATTGCATCAGCTGCGGCGTCATGACCAGGCTTTGGCTCTGGCGCAGGAAAAGATTGGCGGATAAGGCCATGACGGACGCAAAACTCCCCTTCAATCCCTCCTGGAAAATGCTGAGAGCGCTTAAAAACGGTCAGCCTTTTCCAACTGGCCCAAAAATTGCTTTTTTATTGGGTTTGGTCAAGGGCATGTCGGGGGGCAGAGGTTATTTTCTGTGCCAGAATAATCTATCAGAGGCTGAAATTGTCGCCAAGGTAGAGCCGGCGAACCTCGGGATTATTAACGATATCGTGGGCTCGTCCATGCGTCAGCACTTCTCCCGCGTGGATGATGTAGGCGCGGTCGATAAGTCCCAGCGTTTCGCGGACGTTATGGTCGGTGATCAGGACGCCGATGCCGCGCGCCGTTAGATGGTGCACCAGGTTCTGGATGTCCGAAACGGAGATTGGATCGACGCCTGCGAAAGGCTCGTCGAGCAGCATAAACGTCGGGTCGGTGGCGACAGCGCGGGCAATTTCCAGGCGCCTGCGTTCACCCCCGGAAAGGGCTATGGCCGGCATGGTGCGCAGGTTGCGAATGTGGAATTCCTCGAGCAGGTCGTCGAGCTTGCTTTCGCGCTCATCCTTGCTCTTGATATGGACTTCAAGCACCGCGCGGATGTTTTCCTCGACGCTCAGGCCGCGAAAAATCGAGGCTTCCTGCGGCAGATAGCCGACGCCGAGCCGCGAGCGGCGGTACATCGGCATCGTTGTCACATCGTTGCCGTCGATTTCGATGGTACCTTCATCGACCGGAACCAGTCCGGTGATCATGTAGAAACAGGTTGTCTTGCCGGCCCCGTTCGGGCCGAGCAGGCCAACAGCCTCTCCGCGCCGGACGACGAGCGATACGCCATTGACGACACGCCGCGTCCGGTATGTCTTGGTCAGTCCGCGGGCTATCAGCGTACCCTGATAGCGGACCTTGTCGCCGGCAGGAGGTTGCATCGAAGCGGACGGCTCGGAAGTGCCGAAGTTAGTGGTCATGTCTGGCGCTGTCACTTAAAGGTCGCGATCAGTTCGTCTTGGCAGCGGCTGGCTGCTTTGACTTCGGATCGAGCTGGATCTGCACGCGGCCGCCGCAGCTGTCGAGCTGGGCTTCGCCGGTGTCCATGTGAACTGTCAGCATGCAGCCCGTGAACACATTGGGACCGTCGGTCAGGATAACCTTGTCGCCCTTGAGGACGGCGAGCTGGGCTGCCATGTCGAACGAACCGTTATCGGCAGTAGCCGTCTGGGTGCCTGAGGTCAGGTAAACCTTCTCGGACACCAGGATGTGGTCGATATCGGTGTCTCCGGAAACGACAGAGTTGCCTGCAGCTGGCTTCTTCGTTTCGGCAACGGGTGCTGCCTTGCCGTTGGCATCCGGCTGCGGCTTCTTCTTGTAGAAGACGATCATCTTCCCGGCCTTCATCGTCGTCGTACCCTGGACGACGTTGACCTTGCCTGTGAATACGGCGTTGCTTTCCGAATCATGGATTTCCAGCTTGTCGCTTTCGATCTGGATCGGTTGGTCCTTGTTGAGATTAAGGCCAGTCATCTTGGTAGTGGTCGACTGCTGGGCGCTGGCGCCTACCGCTGTCATCAAAGCGAAAATGCCGATCGCGCCGGCCAGAGCGGCTTGACGGAGACCAGAGTTGGAAAAGTGCATGCGACAATCGTTTGTCATGGTCCGCCCGGCGGTTAGCTGCCCGTATTGTGGATGGTGGAAGCATCGATGTGCATTTTCACCTGTCCGTCGAATTCGATTACATTTCCCTTATCCGTCATCTTGAGCGACTGTGCAACAATTGACGCGAGGCCTTTGAAGATTGCGACGGGCTGTTGCGTAACGAGCGATCCACCTTTGATATCGAGGAAGGCGCCTTTGAATTCCGCACGTAGGCCGTTGTCGAGCGTCACGGTAAAGGGCTCCGTCAGCCTCATGGTATCTGCAGCTCGGTCGAAGTCTCCACTAAGGGCGGTGACATGGGCGACGCCGTCACTAACCGGCATGGCTGCCTTGATGTTCTTCAGCGTTATCATGTTCGGGTTCTTGATGTCCTGCAGCGCTTTTTCGGCAAGCATCGAGTAATTGATACCGTCGGCATTGCGCCCGGCGATTGCCGGTCTCTGCATGACGATCTTGCCGTCCTCGATGGATGCGCCCTGGATCGAGATGTTTTCCGGCAGGTAGGCGCGCACCACCGAGACGGTGACGAAAATCAGCGAGATGATGACGGCTGCGATCGGCAGCAGAATTTTCAAGCGGCGGACGCGTCCGGAGTTCACCACTGCGGCATCGTAAGCGCGCAGTTCGGGTGTCGCTGGGCGGCCCGGGCCGGTTGATTCGGCAGTGTTTGACATCGGCGGTCCGTCTCTCTGGTTCCGGCAGCGCGGTTTGTGCAGCGCACACACGGGCTCGCAATCACATTTCGCACGCTTGCATTAGCTTGCCAATACGCATTTTTTTCGGCAACAAAAGGCGTTGGGTTCAAACGACGACAGACATCTGTCCGTTGACCATATGCTGCTGTAAGTTAACAACGCCGCGTTTTCGGCGGTGATCTGGTTATTGTCATAAAAGGAAATAGGACCTCATGGAGAGTTCTGCAATTGCGGATCGTCGACAATTACGCCGCAAGTTAAGCTTCTGGCGCATTGTTGCAGTCCTCCTGCTGATTGGTGTCGGCTTTGCATTCTATCGTTTCGCCGGTGGCGAACTCGGTGCCGGCCGCAAGCCGCAGATCGCGCGCGTCGCAATTGCCGGTGTGATCCAGGATGACAAGGAACTGCTGGAGCGCCTGAAGACGATCGAGGACGACAACCAGGTCAAGGCGCTGATCGTATCGATTTCATCGCCGGGTGGGACCACTTATGGCGGTGAGCGCATCTTCAAGGCTATCCGCGCGGTGGCTGCCAAGAAGCCGGTCGTGTCCGATATCCGGACGATGGCCGCCTCGGCCGGCTACCTCGTCGCCGCTGCCGGAGATACCATCGTTGCCGGCGATACCTCGATCACCGGCTCGATCGGCGTGCTCCTCCAGTATCCGCAGGTCAAGGATCTGCTCGACAAACTCGGCGTCTCCATGGAGGCGATCAAGTCGTCACCGATGAAGGCCGAGCCTTCGCCATTTCATCCGCCGAGCGACGAAGCCAAGGCCATGATCAACAATATGGTGATGGACAGCTATGGCTGGTTCGTCGATCTCGTTGCGGATCGCCGTAAATTGCCGCGCGATCAGGTCCTGAAACTGGCCGATGGCAGCATCTTTACCGGCCGCCAGGCCTTGGCAAACAAGCTGGTAGACAGTCTCGGCGGCGACGATGACATCCGAGCCTACCTCGAAACGCGAAAGGTCGGCAAGGACCTGCCTGTCTTCGATTGGGATGCGCCACGTCGCACATCGCCATTCTTCCTGCCCGGCGCTGCGGCCGATATCATCACATTGCTCGGTTATGGCGATTTTGTTAAGGGTGATGGCGCGCAGAAGCTGTTGTCCGAGAAGTTGTTTCTTGACGGCCTGCTTTCTGTTTGGCAGGGTGATGCGCATTGATAAATCAATGATTTAGGGGGCCACCGTGATCAAATCGGAATTGGTGCAGATCGTTGCGGCGCGAAATCCGCATCTTTATCACCGTGACGTCGAGAATATCGTCAATGCGGTCCTCGACGAGATCACGGATGCCCTGGCTGGCGGTAACCGGGTCGAGCTGCGCGGTTTCGGTGCTTTTTCGGTTAAAAACCGCCCTTCGCGCTCCGGTCGCAACCCGCGCACCGGCGATACTGTCTTCGTCGAGGAGAAATGGGTACCGTTCTTCAAGACAGGTAAAGAGCTCCGCGAGCGCCTCAATCCTGACAGCCATGACGAAGACGACGACAGCTGAGACCGCTATCCAAGCCGTTGCCTCTTGAAGTTGCCCCAATCGTTCTTATCCTGTCGCCGGGAAGAAGATCAACGTTCGAGGGCAATGTGGTGCCCGCCTGCGGTAGCGCTTGATTGCCTGACTTCGACAAGGAGACTGTGAATGGCAAAGAAGATCGTCAACCTGCTTGTGCTGCTGCCCATCGGCATCATCCTCATCATCTTCTGCGTCGCCAACCGGGAGCTTGTGACGATGGCGTTCAATCCGTTCCGCCCCGAAGATCAAGTCCTGTCTCTCAGCGCACCGTTGTTCGTGTTCCTTTTCGTGACGCTGATCCTCGGCATGGTTATTGGGTCGGCTGCGACTTGGTTCACGCAGGGGCGGTACCGTAAGCGTGCCCGCACGGAAGCCCGCGAGGCTGTCCGCTGGCAGGCCGAGGCCGACCGTCATCGCAATCGCGCCGAACAGATCGCCGGCCATCTGCCGGCAAAGTGAATTACAAATTCCAGTCTGTAACCGGCCTGAACACCATGTCGTTGTAGTCGCCCTCGGCGGATGTCCCGAGGCCGGTCACGACAAACCCTCTTTGCTCGTAGAATCTCCGCGCAGCCTTGTTCTTCACCAGGCATTTCAGGCGGTAACGTCGCCGTGGCCATCCGGGCAATGCCTGCAGCAAGGCCGTTCCCGCTCCGGCGCCCTGCCATCCCGCGCTGATGTAGAGCATGTGGATGAACGCGTCCGCATTTAGAATAGCGATAAACCCTGCAATCGTCCCACCGGCATCCTCGCAGACGAAAATGCTTTCGCCCTTCGAGTGAGTGGCAAAGTCTTCGAGGAGGAAGCGGGCGGGATCGACCCAGGTAAATGTCGCGCGCCGAGCCTTCAGGTAGATGTCTGAAAGCATCGGCTGATCGCCATCGACCGCCGGTCGGATATTCCATTGTCCTGTCGTCAAGCGGGTGCCTTGGGATAGAGCCTGTCTTTAAGCTTCGATCTTGCCATTGATTGCAGCGTTGAAGTCATCGAAGAACTGCTGGGCCAGCTTCTTGGCGCTGGAATCGATCAGTCGCGAGCCCATATTGGCGATCCGCCCGCCGATCTCGCCGCGCGCTGTATAGTGCAGGATCGTCTCTGCGCCGTCTGCCTCGAGCACCACGTCAGCGCCACCCTTGGCAAAGCCGGCGATACCGCCCCTGCCTTCGCCCTCGATGGTGTAGCTGTCAGGTGCATTGATGTTGGAGAGCTTAACATCCCCATGAAACGAGGCGGACAGCGGGCCGATGCGGAATTTGATCAGGGCGACAAACTCCGTCGGCGACACCCGCTCGAAGCTTTCACAGCGTGGAATGCATTGCTTGATGATCTCTGGGTCGTTGAGCGCGGCCCACACGGCATCTCGTGATGCGGTAATTCGCACTTCGCCGGTCATGTCCATCGTTCATCTCCCTGTATGCCTGCACTTCGGCCGACAATTGCAGATCGGAAAGCGCTTTGCCAAGAGCCGCCCAGATGCTATTTGCACGCCGACGTCAATATCGAGACAACAATGGTGAAACAAAAGGAACGCCGGCCGGGACAAAGGTCGAGCGCTGGCCCGGGTGGCAAAGCCCCGCGCGCGGACGCCCCGAGCGGCCGCGCCAAGCCCTATGCCAAACCTGCGCGCGACACGAGGCCGGTGCGCGACGAGCGTCCCCGCGAGGCGACACCCCGTGCGGAAGCCGCGCGCAGTGAGCGCATTGCCGAAACCCAAGGTGGACCCGCCGCTGCCGAGCGTCCCTTGCTGGTGCGCAGCGGCGAGCGACCGCCAGAACGCGTGCCGATCATCCTCGAATCCTCTGGCGCTGGAGATTTTCATCTCATCGACATGGGCAATGGGCTGAAGCTCGAGCAATACGGCCCCTACCGGATTGTTCGCCCCGAAGCTCAGGCCCTATGGCCGCCGACTTTGCCTGCTTCGGTCTGGGAGAATGCCGATGCCATCTTTACCGGTGATACGGAAGAAGACGGCATGGGACGCTGGCGCTTTCCCCGCGCAGCGCTCGGCGAAACATGGCCGCTGCAACTGCTCGACGTCGATTTCCATGGCCGCTTCACATCGTTCCGCCATGTCGGAGTCTTCCCCGAGCAGATCGTTCACTGGGAATGGATGAAACAGAAGATCGAGGCTTCGAAACGGCCGCTGAAGGTGCTGAACCTTTTCGGCTACACCGGCGTTGCCTCGCTGGTGGCAGCCCGGGCCGGTGCCGAGGTCACCCATGTCGATGCCTCCAAGAAGGCGATCGGCTGGGGTCGCGATAACCAGGCTCTTGGTCATATGGAGAAGCTGCCGATCCGGTGGATCTGCGAGGATGCCATGAAGTTCATCCTGCGCGAGGAACGGCGCGGCAATACCTACGATATCATCCTGACCGATCCACCAAAATTTGGCCGCGGCCCGAACGGCGAAGTCTGGCACCTGTTCGAGCATCTGCCGATGATGCTGGATATCTGCCGGCAAATCCTGTCGCCCGACGCCCTCGGCCTCGTGCTGACCGCCTACTCGATCCGCGCCAGCTTCTACTCGATTCATGAACTGATGCGCGAAACCATGCGCGGTGCCACTGGTGTCGTCGAATCCGGCGAACTAGTCATCCGCGAGACCGGCCTCGACGGCAAGCAGCCGGGCAGGGCACTGTCCACTTCTCTTTTCAGCCGCTGGGTGCCGCAATGAACGACGATTTTCGCGACGCAGGCGCGCGCCGGGTCGGTCAGGTCAAGGAAGTGACCTCCCTTGCCAATCCCATCATCAAGGACATTAAGGCGCTGACCGACAAGAAGGCGCGCCAGGAAACCGGCACCTTCATGGCCGAAGGCCTGAAGCTGGTAATTGACGCCATCGAACTCGGCTGGACCATCCGCACGCTGGTCTACGCGAAGGCTGCCAAGGGCAAGCCGCTTGTCGACAAGATGGCAGCCCGCACGGTGGCCTCCGGCGGGCTCGTGCTTGAGGTCAACGAGAAGGTGCTGTCCAGCATCACCCGACGCGACAATCCGCAAATGGTCGTTGGCATCTTCGATCAGCGCTGGCGGGCACTGAAGGACATCCGGCCTAAGGCGGGCGAGACCTATGTGGCGCTCGACCGCGTCCGCGATCCCGGCAACCTCGGCACTATCATCAGGACAGCCGATGCTGCCGGCGCCGCCGGCGTTATCCTTGTCGGCGAGACCACCGACCCGTTCTCGCTGGAAACTGTCCGCGCGACCATGGGATCGGTGTTCGCCGTGCCCGTCACCCATTCGACGGTCGACGAGTTTCTCGCCTGGAAGAAGAATGCAGGCGTTTCCGTCGTCGCCACCCATCTGGCCGGCGCCGTCGACTACCGCACCATCGATTACAAGAAGAAGCCGGTCGTGTTGCTGATGGGCAACGAGCAGTCCGGCCTGCCGGAAGCTCTTGCCACCCAGGCGGACGCCTTGGCGCGGATTCCTCAACAGGGACGTGCCGATTCTCTCAACCTTGCGGTGGCGACAGCCGTGATGCTGTTTGAGGCCCGCCGACATGTCCTGACGCTCAGCGAGGCAAGATGACCGAAGTCACCTCCACCGCACCGCAGCGGCACGCACTGTTCTCTAGGCCGCTGCCGATCCTGATCTTCATCGTCATCGCCGTCGTACTCGACCAGGCGATCAAGATCGCCGTCGACCATTACCTGCCGCTGCAGCAGGCGGTCCCCGTCATTCCGATGCTGGATCTCTATCGCACCTACAATCTCGGCGTCGCCTTCTCCATGCTTTCGGGCCTGGACGGCTGGCTGATCGTCGGCATGCGGTTGATCATCGTGGTCTTCGTGCTCTATCTTTGGCGCCATGCCGCCAAAGATCGCTGGCTTGCCCATCTCGGTTTCGCACTGATCATCTCGGGCGCGCTTGGTAATCTGGTCGACCGTTTTCTCTATGGCCACGTCATCGACTACATCCTGTTCCACACCGAAACGTGGTCCTTCGCCGTCTTCAACCTGGCCGACAGTTTTATTACGGTTGGCGCCGGGGCAGTAATTCTCGATGAACTGCTGCTTCCGAAAAAGCCCAAAACCTAAAATTTGAAAGGTTTCCGGAAGGCGTTGAGAACGGTGGTCATGGTAATTCGATACCATGAACACACCGGCAGATCTCCAGAAACGTCTGTCTTCGGCCTTCGGGCAAGCCCTGGGCGAACCGCCGGGTAACCCTGACGTGACGCCGGCGGACGACACCGGATCCACTGTTCCCGACCCATCACTCTCCTCAAGCCGTTTCGGGCGCCTATGGCTCGGCGGCGCCGGGATTGTCGCCGGCGGTCTGTTGCTTGCTGCAGGCTATGTGGCAGGCGCGACAGCCCTGGCAGGTGTCGTCGTTATCTTTGGTGTCGCCGTCCTGTCCGCCGCCGTCATCAGCCGGTCTAACCGGTCGACCGCCAAGTCAACACCGCTGGCGTCAGCTGAACCGCACGCAAGCTCAACGGCTCCTCTCGACCCGCCTGCACCGGGCCTGAATTTCTCGTCGGATATCCACGACGCCCTCGGTGATATCGCCGTCACGCGCGGTTTGAACCGGCGCATTCTCCACGCCAATGCGACGTTCCGGCTGGTGACGGGCAAGGCGCGGCCCGAAGGCATGACCTGCGACGAGATCGGTATCGCCTTCCGACCGGACGACCGACCCGACCACTACGATGTGGAGATCGCCACGCCGCAGGGGCAGCGCATCTATTCCTGGCGCGATGTGATGATGCGCGATCCCGCCTCCGGCCAGTTGCGCATCGAGAGCGTTGCCCGCGACATTACCGACCAGCGCCTTGCCACCCGCGAACGCGAACAGGCCCGCCTGAAGGCTGAGCATGAGAGCGCGGCAAAATCCCAGCTCCTCGCCACCGTCAGCCATGAAATCCGCACGCCACTGTCGGGAATCATGGGCATGAGCCACCTGATCGGCCAGACGGGATTGACCCCTGCGCAGGAAAGCTACCTGGATGGAATACGTCAATCCGGCCAGGCGCTGGTCCAGCTGGTTGAGGACCTGCTGGATTTTTCCACGCTCGAGAGTGGCCGTTTCCAGATTCATCCGCGCGCCGAATCACTGCGCCGGCTGATCGAGAGTGTCGTCGAGATGCTGGCCCACCGTGCCCACGAGAAGGGCATCGAGATCGGCGCGACCGTTCATTCTGACATTCCCGAGTTGATGAGCTTTGACCCCGCGCGGTTGCGCCAGGTTTTGTTCAACGTCATCGGCAATGCGGTCAAATTTACCCAGAGAGGCGGCGTATTGGTGCGCGCGGCCTACGACGACGGAGACTTGGTCATTACAGTTCAA from Rhizobium tumorigenes harbors:
- the grpE gene encoding nucleotide exchange factor GrpE; its protein translation is MIVDTTNDTHDATPNENLEEFAPDVDDAAEAAPSEPDPVEVLKTENAELRDRYLRLAAEMDNLRRRTEREVKDAKSYSVAGFARDMLAVSDNLRRAIDAIPADVRENADAGLSTLIEGVEMTERSMLSTLERHGVRKLEPVGQKFDPNFHQAMFEIPNTEVPNNTVVQVVQDGYSIGERILRPAMVGVAKGGPKAVDVEVGANSPFDEKDA
- the ptsN gene encoding PTS IIA-like nitrogen regulatory protein PtsN, which translates into the protein MALADLLQQDAIIPALKANSKKQLLQEMAAKAAKLTGLSERDIFEVILQRERLGSTGVGNGIAIPHGKLPSVKTITGVFARLDSAVDFEALDDQPVDLVFLLLAPEGAGADHLKALSRIARVLRDQDLVAKLRATESASAIYAFLNEEQASNAA
- the hpf gene encoding ribosome hibernation-promoting factor, HPF/YfiA family, yielding MSVRVSGKHMEIGESFRQRIEDQIDMAVTKYFDGGYSGQVTVQKSSSRFAADCKLHLDSGVILHAAGEAMDPQLAFDAAQQRIEKRLRRYKRRLKDHHATNPADDAFGEVAYTVMDGMPDEDHEVAEDFAPAIIAESSKQLKTMSVASAVMALDMTDEPVLMFRSTGKELNIVYRRHDGNIGWIDAASIKG
- the rpoN gene encoding RNA polymerase factor sigma-54 translates to MALSANLFLRQSQSLVMTPQLMQSIQLLQMTHLELNQFIALEVEKNPLLEFSSNDGELGSGNSREPEEEARGVSEDGRSEDGPERNSGELASDWYESSNTGHAERLNDELDSNFSNVFPNDGQPQRLDAPELVSQWKSMPGNTEAAERYDLDDFVAGQISLRDHLNQQIPFALPASADRMLSEHLVDQLDDAGYFRGEVAETAARVGTACAEVERVLACLQTLDPPGVFARSLSECLAIQLRQKDRLDPAMAQLLQHLELLGRRDFATLKRLCGVDEEDLLDMMGEIRQLNPKPGSSFETGMSEAITPDIVVRGAQDGSWQVELNPDTLPRVLVNQSYFAKISKTGDDYSFLSECLQTANWLTRSLDQRAKTIMKVAKEIVRQQDAFLVNGVSQLRPLNLKTVADAIKMHESTVSRVTSNKYMLTPRGLFELKYFFTVSISAVEGGDSHSAEAVRHRIRQLIVQEAPDSVLSDDDIVDNLKKNGVELARRTVAKYREAMNIPSSVQRRREKRALARVAGF
- the lptB gene encoding LPS export ABC transporter ATP-binding protein, which produces MTTNFGTSEPSASMQPPAGDKVRYQGTLIARGLTKTYRTRRVVNGVSLVVRRGEAVGLLGPNGAGKTTCFYMITGLVPVDEGTIEIDGNDVTTMPMYRRSRLGVGYLPQEASIFRGLSVEENIRAVLEVHIKSKDERESKLDDLLEEFHIRNLRTMPAIALSGGERRRLEIARAVATDPTFMLLDEPFAGVDPISVSDIQNLVHHLTARGIGVLITDHNVRETLGLIDRAYIIHAGEVLTHGRAHDIVNNPEVRRLYLGDNFSL
- a CDS encoding LptA/OstA family protein, whose product is MTNDCRMHFSNSGLRQAALAGAIGIFALMTAVGASAQQSTTTKMTGLNLNKDQPIQIESDKLEIHDSESNAVFTGKVNVVQGTTTMKAGKMIVFYKKKPQPDANGKAAPVAETKKPAAGNSVVSGDTDIDHILVSEKVYLTSGTQTATADNGSFDMAAQLAVLKGDKVILTDGPNVFTGCMLTVHMDTGEAQLDSCGGRVQIQLDPKSKQPAAAKTN
- a CDS encoding LPS export ABC transporter periplasmic protein LptC, which translates into the protein MSNTAESTGPGRPATPELRAYDAAVVNSGRVRRLKILLPIAAVIISLIFVTVSVVRAYLPENISIQGASIEDGKIVMQRPAIAGRNADGINYSMLAEKALQDIKNPNMITLKNIKAAMPVSDGVAHVTALSGDFDRAADTMRLTEPFTVTLDNGLRAEFKGAFLDIKGGSLVTQQPVAIFKGLASIVAQSLKMTDKGNVIEFDGQVKMHIDASTIHNTGS